The segment AATTCGTGGAGAAGCCCAATGCCACGAAAGCAGCTCAGTACGTGAAGGCGGGAGACTACTTTTGGAACAGCGGCATGTTTGTCTGGCGCGCGGCCACGATCTTGGAGGAGATCGGCCTTCACCAACCGGCGATCATGGCCTCGATGGATCGCATCCGGAAACTCAAAAAAGAGGGTGCGTCAAGACAGTCGATCGATGACGTGTATCGTCAAATCACACCGGTCTCAATCGACACCGGTGTCATGGAGCGGTCGTCGAAGGCGGCGGTGGTACCGGTGACGTTTAAGTGGTCCGATGTCGGGAGTTGGGGGAGTTTGGACGAAGTCGCGGAAAAGAACAAGGCCGGTAACGTGGTCACGGGACGGGTGGTCGACTTTGAAAGTAGGCGTTCGATCGTCTATGCAGATCGGCGCATCGTGGCAACGATCGGGCTTGAAGATATGGTGGTGGTGGATACTCCTGACGCGACGTTGGTGTGTCCGAAATCGCGGGCGCAGGATGTGAAGCAGGTCGTCGACATTCTGAAACGGCAGCAAGCACCCGAACACTTGGAACACCTGACCGTGCAGCGGCCATGGGGGTCTTATACGGTGTTGGAAGAAGGGCCGGGGTTCAAAGTCAAACGTGTGACGGTCAATCCCGGTGGCCGACTCTCGCTCCAGATGCATCATCGGCGAAGCGAGCATTGGGTGGTGATTGCCGGCACCGCGCGCGTGACAAGGGAGCAGGAGGTCTTCGATTTAACGGTCGGCGACAGCACGGCCATTCCGGTGAAAACCAAACATCGCTTGGAAAATCCCGGGCAGGAGACGGTGCATATCATCGAAGTACAGAACGGGCCTTATCTCGGCGAGGATGATATCGTGCGGTTCAAGGACGATTACGGTCGGATAGCGAAAAGTTGATTCGTGTGATGAAGCCGACGAGAGCGGGCAGAGGACCGAGTGGGGCTGATGAGGAATCGGTCTTCTGAAGGAGGGTGTGTGGGTTTGTTTCGCGAATATGATCTTCGGGGAATTGTCGGCAGCGAATTGACTGAAGATTTGGCCGAACGCTTGGGTCGGGCCTTTTCCACATATGTAGGTAGGCGCGGAGTGACAACGATCAGCGTCGGCCGCGATGGTCGGTTGAGCTCCCCAGCACTTCACAAGGCGCTTGTAAAAGGGTTGCTTGCCGGAGGGCTCGATGTCATCGACATCGGAGTGTGTCCCTCTCCTTTGGTGTACTTTTCGTTGTTCACGCTCCCGGTCGGCGGCGGTATCATGATTACCGGGAGTCACAACGCGGCCGAATATAACGGGTTCAAGATCTGTGTCGGCAAGACGGCCATCCACGGAAAGGAAATTCAGGAACTTCGAAGAGTGATGGAAGAAGGCGTATTTGTGTCGGGGAATGGGCATCTCTCGGAGCATCCGATCATCCCGGATTACCTGGCATACATCAAGAAAAGCTTCTCTCATGTTCACGCGAATCGACTGCAAGTCGTGATCGATAGCGGCAACGGCGCGGCCTCCCTCGTTGCCAAACAAGCGCTTGAGTTGTTGGGATGTCAAGTCACAGGCTTGTATTGCGATTTGGACGGACGCTTCCCCCATCACCATCCAGATCCCACGGTGCTGGAGAACCTTTCCGATCTCATGCGGGCAGTGAAGGATCATGGAGCCGATGTGGGAATCGGATATGACGGGGATGCAGACCGAATCGGAGCTGTCGATGAGCAGGGTCACGTGTTGTGGGGCGACCGTCTCTTGGTTCTCTACTCACGCGACATCCTGGCTACGAAGCCCGGCAGCACCATCATCTCGGAAGTGAAGGCTTCTCAGAGCCTCTACGACGACATTACCAAGCGCGGCGGACGCGCCATCATGTGGAAGACGGGTCATTCGCTGATTAAGGCGAAAATGAAGGAAGAGGCCGCGGTCTTGGCCGGTGAAATGTCAGGGCACATGTTCTTTGCGGATCGGTATTTTGGGTACGATGACGCCGTCTATGCGTCGTGCCGGCTCGTGGAAATTTTGGCGAAGGCTCATCGGCCGCTTTCGGCATTGGTGTCTGATCTGCCTCCGTCGGTCGTCACTCCTGAGATCCGAGTGGATCTCCCTGATGCCGTCAAGTTCGATGTTGTTGAGCGGATTCGCCAGCGATTTACCGAATACCTGAAGGCCAAACAGGGTCTTGGGCCGAGGAAACTGGCGCTTCAAAACCTGATTACGATCGACGGCGTCCGCGCCATCTTCGACGATGGGTGGGGGCTGGTTCGAGCTTCCAACACCCAACCAGCCTTGGTCCTGAGATTTGAGGCGACATCCTCCGCACAACTGCACGTCATTCGGGCGCTCATCGAAGACGAACTCGCGGTGGCAAAACGGTCGGTCGGGTGCTGACACGCCCCGGGTGGCCTCTTGAGACTCCCGCCGTTGACCGGATGTGTCGGTATGTCGTCATCCTGGCTATGATCGCCCTTTCACCACACTCAGCGGCCTGTATGGAGCTTGAACCTCTCGGCGAAGCCAAGCGTCCGTTTCACATTGGAGAACGGCTGACCTACGAGGTTTCCTGGCTCAATCTTACTGCCGTGATTGCGGTGATGGAGGTGACCCGCATGGATGGCGCACATGACCAAACCGTCGCGAAGTTGGTCGGGACTGCGCAGTCAACTCCCATCATCACCAAGTTTTTCCCAGTTGACAATCGAGTGGAATCACAGCTGGACTTGGAAACACTGACTCCGGAACATATGACGTTCCGCCGGCGTGAAGGTAAAAAGAAAGAAGATATTGAGTACGCCTTCCAACAAAAAGAGGGCACGGTCACGGCTGTCAGAGGAGGGACGACGGAGACGCTCCCTATCCCGGCCGGGACGCAGGACATCATTTCATGCTTGTACTATACCCGTACCATCTTGCCGCCGAGTCCGGGTGCTTCACTGAAGATGAATGTGTATCACGACAAGAAAAATCGTCCTGTCGAGGTTCGTGTCGAAGCCATCGAAACTATTGAAGGCGTCTGGGGAAAGACGGAAACCGTCCGGGTGCTGGTGATCATGCCGTTCCATGGACTGTTTATGAATCAGGGCAACATCCGCGTATGGGTTACGAATGATGAACGGAAGATCCCGGTGCGAATGAAAGCGAAGGTCGTGCTTGGGTCCATCGTTGCCGATTTGGTAGACGGGATGCCGACATCCAGACGTGATCAATAAAATCACGGAGCATCGATTGCTCAGGCACTCTTGACCAGGCTATACTGCATAGACGATGACGCTACCCACACTGAATCGTTTCGTCGCCCAACACGAGTCGTTGATTCCACAGGAGAAAGCGGAATTCACCGGTCTCCTGACCGACATCGGTTTGATCGGCAAACAGATCGCACAAGATCTCCGGCGTGCCGGTCTGATGGATATCCGTGGAACAACAGGCGAAACCAATGTACAGGGTGAAACCGTCAAGAAACTGGATGTCATTGCAAACAACACCTTCGTGAACGTCTTGCAGTCGACCGAATGCGTCTGTGCCCTGGCGTCCGAGGAAATGGAGAAGCCGATCATCGTGTCGGGGAAGGGATTGCGTGGGAAGTACATGGTATTGTTCGACCCGCTCGACGGGTCGTCCAATACGGACTGCAATATGCCGCTCGGTGCTATTTTTTCGATCCTCAAACACGATTCGACCGATCGGTTGCCCACAGAAGCTGCGCTGGTGCGGCGGGGAGTCGAACAGATGGCCGCAGGGTATCTGTTGTTCGGATCGAGTACGATGTTCGTGTACACGACCGGTCAAGCGGTGCATGGTTTTACCCTGGAACCGGCGATCGGAGAGTATGTGTTGTCGCACGAGCGCATCAAGATTCCGGCAAAAGGCAAGATCTACGCTGCAAACGAGGGCAACTCGCAGAAGTGGTTGGAGGGAACACGGAAGTATTTCGATTGGCTCAAAGTCAGCGACAAGGCCACCGGTCGTCCATACAGTGGTCGTTATTCCGGTTGTTTGGTCGCCGATGTGCACCGTCTGTTGCTCGGGGGGGGCATTTATCTGTATCCGGGTGAAGTGGATAAACCCGAAGGGAAACTTCGGCTACTGTACGAGGCGAACCCGCTGGCTCTTGTTGTCGAAGCTGCCGGTGGAAAGGCGACGACTGGAACGTCCAGGATATTGGACGTGGAAGCGAAAAAACTACACCAGCGTGTGCCGTTGATCATCGGGAGCCGCCTCGATGTCGAGCAGGCGGAGGCCCATATTCAGGGAAGAGCCTAGTTGCGCATTGGTATGATGACGTGATGGTATTCGGGAGGGAATCATGGGAGATCGTGTACAAGAGATTCTCGGTTGGTACGGTAGCGATAATGCCGGGACGAAGGCGAATATCGGGCGCATGCTGCGCTCCGGTAAATTAGCGGGGACCGGCAAGTTAGTCATCCTCCCGGTGGATCAGGGGTTTGAGCATGGACCGGCGCGAAGTTTTGCGCCCAACCCCCCGGGATACAATCCGCACTATCACTTCCAGCTGGCGATCGATGCGGGATGTAACGCGTATGCTGCGCCACTGGGTTTTCTGGAAGCCGGCGCGGACGAGTTCGCCGGCCAGATTCCGTTGATTCTTAAGTTGAACAATCACGATGTGCTCCATGACGACAAGGATCCGCTGCCGTCGGTGACCGGAAGTGTGAAGGATGCCCTCCGGTTGGGGTGTTCGGCCGTCGGATTCACGATCTATCCAGGCTCCACTCATTGCAACGCCATGTATGAGCAACTGCGGGCCATTGCGGAAGAAGCCAAGGCCCACGGTCTTGCCGTCGTCGTGTGGTCCTACCCGCGAGGATCGAGTTTGAGCAAAGAGGGTGAGACGGCCATGGATGTCGTGGCCTACGCAGCGCAAATCGCCGCTCAACTGGGAGCGCACATCATTAAGGTGAAGTTGCCGACCGCGCACTTGGAACAAGCGGCCGCCAAAAAGGTGTATGAATCGAGCCAAATTCCGATCAAAACGCTGGCCGAGCGAGTGAGGCACGTGGTCCAGAGCTCGTTCGATGGTCGTCGGATCGTCATTTTTTCAGGCGGAGCCAAGAGCGAAGACAAGAATGTGTTTGAAGAAGCCCGGGGGATCCGGGATGGAGGAGGCTTCGGGAGCATCATCGGGAGGAATTCGTTCCAGCGCCCGAAAGCCGAGGCCATTAAGTTTCTCCACACCATTATGGGGATTTACAGCGGCGAGATTCAGTAAGCTTTCGCGTAACAGCAATTAAAGGCGAATTAATACCATGAATCAACCGGAGTTCGACCGTAAACCTCAGGGCACCAGAAGCTGGCTTGTGGCCGCCACGTTGTTGACGGCCGGCATCATCATCGGGTTTGTGGTGGCTTCGGACCTTGGCTGGTTGCCTACGGGGCATGCGGTCCCTGATTCATCGGTCGCTCCGCCGCCTCCCATCGCCAGGCCGGTTTCGACCGCCCCGCAGCCCGTACTGAGTGGGAGCAATCAAACGTTCGTAGATATTGCAAAATCGGTGAAGCCGGCGGTCGTGAATATTTACGCAACCAAGAGCGGGCGTTCAGACAGTTCCGGCGCAATGCCGTTTGACGATCCATTGTTCCGGAAGTTTTTCGGCGACGAGTTTTTCAGGAAATTCGAGCATCCGAAAGAAAGAAAGGAGCGGGGGCTCGGATCCGGTGTGATCGTCGAATCGAACGGGTTGATCATCACCAACAACCATGTGGTCGGGAAGGCGGACGAAATCCGCGTCACTCTCTCGGACAAACGCGAATTCAAGGCGAAGCTGATCGGGACCGATCCGAAGACCGATGTGGCCGTGGTGAGGATCGACGCAACAGGGCTTCCGACCGTACCCTGGGCCGATTCGGACAAACTGGAAGTCGGCGAGTTTGTCTTGGCCGTCGGGAATCCGTTCGGACTGACACAGACCGTCACTTTGGGAATCGTCAGCGCGCTCGGACGCGCCGCCGGTATCGCCGAATACGAGGATTTCATCCAGACGGACGCGGCCATCAACCCCGGCAATTCCGGCGGAGCCTTGGTCAATGTGCGGGGTGAGTTGGTCGGGATCAACACCGCCATATTCAGCCAGAGTGGCGGCAACATGGGGATCGGTTTTGCCGTGCCGAGCAACATGGCTCAGTCCATTATGGGGCAGCTCGTACAAACCGGAAAAGTCGTTCGGGGTTGGCTCGGGGTCTCCATTCAAGAGTTGACACCGGAATTGGCGTCCCAGTTCGGTATCACGGAGACCAAGGGTGTGCTTGTCAGCGATGTCATGGATGACAGTCCGGCGAAAAAGGCTGGATTCGAACGAGCCGATGTCATCATCGAATATGACGGCAAACCCATGGATTCACCGACCCATCTGCGCAATGCCGTTGCTCAGACACCGGTCGGGAAAAAAGTCACGATCAAGTTTATTCGCGACAAGAAGCCGAAAACCGTCGATCTCACGATCGTTGAGCAGCCCAAGTCGATGTCGCAGAACGGCGATGACGATGGGGGGGAATCGGCCACGCCGACCGGCGTGCTTTCCAGCCTTGATGTCCGAGACTTGAACGAAGAATTGGCGAGCCGGTATGGGTTGAAACCGAGCGAGCGAGGTGTGGTGATCGTTCGAGTCAAGCCCGGCAGTACGGCGGAAGAATTGGGCGTCCGAGAGGGCGATATCGTGCTCGAGGTGAATCGTCAGTCTGTGACGTCGGTGAAGGCGTTTGAACGGATCGCCGGCAAGCTACCGAAGGACCAAGCCGTCTTGCTTCTGTTGAAACGGCAGGGGCGGACGATCTATCTGACGCTTCGCCCATGAGAAATGGTGAAGGCGGTCTAGCCTGCGGGGCGATGCCAAAGTATCCCGAACAATCAGATTCGTTCGATTTTCTCGAGCAGTACGGATAGTCTAGACTACGGTCGTGAAGAACCACACTGTGGCTCTCGTCCCTGCCGCCGGACGAGGCCTTCGCATGGGCGGCTCGGTTGCTAAACAATTTCTCGCTTTGGGTGGTGAACCGCTCGTTGTTCACTCGCTCCGTGTTCTTCAGGCCTCTCCCGACATCGACCAGATCATATTGGCTGTCCCGCAGGCCGATCTCGACTATTGTCTTAACGATCTCGCCGTTCGGTTTGGGTTCTCGAAAATCACGAAAGTGGTGGCAGGCGGAAAGGAACGCCAGGATTCGGTCCGGCATGCGCTCGAGCACGTGCCTGTGGAAACCGAGATCGTGGTCGTGCATGATGCGGTGCGGCCGTTTCTCACCGAGCGTATGGTGACCGAGGTCGTCGAAGCGGCCCGCCGAGTGGGCGGAGCGATTGTGGCCTTGCCGATGCGTGATACCGTCAAACAGGTTGGAACGGGCCGTCGTGTCGAACGGACGGTCGATCGCGGACCGCTCTGGCTGGCGCAGACGCCTCAGGCATTCCGGCGTGATCGATTGCTGGCCGCCCATCGGAAAGCCCATGCAGAAGGGGTTCATGCCACCGATGATGCGTTCTTGTTCGAGTGGTCCGGTCACGAGGTGGTGGTCGTGGAAGGGAGCGGGGAGAATATCAAGGTGACGAGGCCGGAGGATATGGTCATTGGTGAAGCGATCTTGGCATCGCGTCGATCGGGCGGTATGAGCGGTATGAAAGGATCGATATGAACAAAGGATTTCGGATCGGCTATGGCTATGATGTTCATCCGCTTGGTCAGGGCCGTACATTGATCTTGGGAGGAATTGAAATCCCGCATGAGAAAGGTTTGCTCGGCCACTCTGATTCCGATGTCTTGGTCCATGCGGTTTGCGATGCCTTGTTAGGAGCCATGGGAGAGGGAGATCTCGGTCGTCACTATCCGAGTTCGGACTCCAAGTATAAGGGGATCTCGAGCTTGAAGCTGTTGGAAGACGTCATGGGGAAACTGCATGCGAAGGGGTATCGGGTGGGAAACATCGACACCGTCATTGTGGCCCAGGCTCCTCGGCTTGGACCGCATCTTCACGCCATGCAAAAGAAAATAGCCGCGGCCGCCGGCATCGATCCAGATCTGGTCAATGTCAAAGTAAAAAGTGGAGAAGGTTTGGACGCGGTCGGGCACGAAGAAGGGATGATCGCGCATGCGGTGTGTCTGATCGAACCGGCCTGACATCACGAGACACTCATCTATGTTTGCCGCCATCAAACAAGATCTCCAAGCGGTTTTTGACCGGGATCCGGCCGCGACCAGCAAGCTGGAAGTGATCCTCACCTATGCCGGGTTCCATGCGCTACTGGCCTATCGCATCTCTCACTGGCTGAAGGCACAGGATGTCCCGATCCTACCGCGGGTCATTTCGCAGCTGGCCCGTTGGGTGACCGGTGTGGAGATTCATCCGTCTGCGAAAATCGGCACCGGTTTTTTCATCGACCACGGGATGGGCGTGGTGATCGGAGAAACGGCGGAAATCGGGGATTATGTGACCCTCTTTCAAGGCGTGACGTTGGGCGGGACCGGAAAAGAGCGAGGCAAGCGACATCCGACGCTGGGGAATCACGTGGTGGTGGGAGCAGGCGCGAAAATCCTGGGAGGGATTACCATCGGTGATAACGTGAAGATCGGAGCCAATTCAGTGGTCTTGAAGAACGTGCCGGCCAATTCCACCGTCATCGGTGTACCAGCCCGTGTGATCAAGACTCAGGGCGAACGCTTGCCTGACGCCACGATGGATCAAGTGAATTTGCCGGACCCCATCAGCGATCGGTTCCTCACGCTCGAGCAAGAGTTGATCGACCTCCGAAAGAAACTCGAAAATCAGGACAAGCCATCCCTGCCATGACAGTCCTCACTATTGAGCGGCTTGCGTAGGGGAATCGATCCGGCGCGGCGTGGGCCGCGCCGGGGATAAAGACTGGATGCGAGCTAGCTCGAGAGGCAGTCGCTCATGAATTGTTTCCGCTCGTCGCCCTTCAATTTCTTCTCCCCTGCCTCCTTGTTGCAGGTCTTCATTTTATTTTGCTGAGTGTCCTTGCCGCCTCCGCCTTTCGCCGACTTGGCGGAGAGACACTCCTTCATAAACGCCTTCCGTTCGTCGCCTTTCCCCTCACCAAACCCCTTTGCATCCGCCCGTTCGTTGCACGCCTTCATCTTATTCTGCTGGCCGGGCGCGGCCACGGCCAACGTAGGTGCTCCCAGGCTCAAGACAAACAATGTCAATGTCAGGACATGCACGACTGTCCGCATATCGTAACTCCTTTGTGGTGAGATGTGAGGTGCAAGTATGCATGCCATCATAGCAAAATAGTACGTATTTGTCTGTAGTGCACATATGACGGTGTCTTATCCATAATCGACACGGATAAGAAAGAGTCCTTGTGACGGAGCGGTTTTGCCGGCGGCAGAGCGGTCATGCGCCCCAAGGATGGTTGTGAAGTTGTCCGGGGTGCGTTTGTTTTGGCCTACTTCAACGAGCGTCCCGACGATGGAGCGTACCATCTGTTTCAAAAAGCGGTCGGCATAGAATTCCATCCGTAACAAATCATTTTCTCGCGCAATGGTGAGCCGCTGCAGGTGACAGAATGGGTCGTCATTGTCAGTGGGCTGGGTCTGAAATGACGAAAAATCATGGGTGCCGATCAAGGCACGTCCTGCCTGTTGCATCGCTGCGTCGTCGAGGGGCTGATGAACATGCCAGCAATGGTCACGCTCGACCGCCGGACGCTCCGGGCGATTCAGAATACGGTATTCATACAGTTTGCCTTGTGCCGAGTGCCTCGCGTGGAACGTGTCGGGCATGAGCGCGGCTGATCGCACCACGATGTTTTCCGGGAGGTGTGCGTTCAGCGCCCTGGTCCATTGCCGTGGCGATAAGCCATGGTCAATACGAAAGCTCGCGACCTGTCCCAGCGCGTGCACTCCCGCATCGGTGCGTCCCGCGCCAATGACCGCCACTTTAGTTTGTGTGACACCGAAGACAGCGGTTTCGACCGCTTCTTGAATCGTGGGCCGGTTGGGTTGACGTTGCCAGCCGGCGTAAGCCGTGCCGTCATATTCGAGAACGAGTTTGATGGTGGACATGAAGTATGTGGGAGGCGGCGAGTTCAACGTTCATCGGACATCCGGTCTATTATTGGCAAGGAATGAAACAATGCCATGGTAGAGTGATTGAGCGACATCCCGGACGAACGTCGGTTTCCTGAGAAGATCTTCTTCGTCCGGGTTGGAAATGTAAGCGATCTCGGCCAAGATGCTGGGCATGCTCGTGAACCGCAGTACATAAAATGGAGCCGTCTTGACGCCATGGTCGTTGACCGCGTACGGCCCGTTCATCTGGGAGACCATGGCTTCTTTCGCGTTCCACGCGAGCTCAAGTGACTCCTCGATCTTCTTCGTCGTCAAGAGATCCGCCAGCAGGTATTCCAAGCCGACTCCGGTGTGGCTGATCGGCGTGCCGTTTTCCCGTGCCGCGACTTCGAGAGCCCGCTGATCCTTGGCTTCTCCAAAGTGATAGATTTCAATCCCCTTGACCGCGCGTGACGGGTGAGAGTTGACATGGATGGAAACAAAAAGATCGGCTTCGTGGCTGTTCGCAAACTTGGCGCGGTCTTCCAGCTCGATGAATACATCACTCTCTCGGGTCATGAGCACCCGCACGCCGGGCTGCTTGATGAGGAGCTCACGGAGCTGGAGTCCAACCCTGAGCGTAATATCCTTTTCCTCGGTCTTTCGGATGCCTCGAGCCCCAGGATCTTTCCCGCCATGGCCCGGATCGATCACGATGGTCCTGTAGCCCTTGGCACGCGGCACCACAAGCTGTGAGGGGGGCGAAGTTGACCGCTGCGGAGCTTCCTGCGAATCCATTGCGGAAGAAGCGGGAGGAATCACGTCGATGACCAACCGCGGGGGATTGGAAAGGGTGAAGTGTTTATAGCTCTGGAACGATGTGGTCGGGAGAGAGACGGCGACAGCGTGGGGAAGCGATTGAGTGACGATGAAAGGTGAGGGGACGGTGCCGTTTCTGGCCTTGGTTTGCGCCGGTTGGCTGAGCCATGCGTGTGGAAGGGCGATCACCACGCGACTTGGATTAGCCACTCGCCGCTCGATGACGGTAGCGTGACGGTCCAGATCCAATACCAACCTGGTTTTCTCCGGACTCGTCATCACACGGAAATTACGAATCGTAACGGGAGCCAGGGACGCCATCGTCCCTCTCACGGGACCCTGTTTCGATGACAGCACGGGCGGCGGACGATCATCCGATAACCGAGCCCAAGTCGTTTGGATCAGGATTCCCTGGAGAGAGAGAAAGAAGAGGACACTGGGCATGAGGAAGATGGGCTGGAATGAAAGGAGCCGAGGCTTTCGTACGTGCATGGGCCCTTTGGGGATAGATGACAATGGGAAACTATTCTCAGATGTCCGTTGCCTTGTCAAGAATTACGCCGGTTGGCTAGGAGGATGCGGATTGACTGTCTGCTCGTGGCCACGGTAGCGTGGTGTATGCCGATGCATCTGATCATCGATGGCTATAACTTGCTGGCCGGTGCCCGACACCTTTCCGGTCGTCTGGAATCGGCCCGCGACAGGTTGATGCAGGATCTGGCAGCCTATCGCCATCGCAAGAACCATCTCATTACCGTGGTGTTCGACGGGTGGCAGCAGGGCCAGCCGACGGAGCAGCGGGAACATCGTGCCGGAGTTCACGTGATCTATTCAAAACGCGGTGAACGGGCGGATCAGGTCATCCAACGGCTGGCACGGGAGTATGGGGCGGATTGTGCTGTCGTGAGTTCCGACCATGAGATCGTGAATGCAGCCAGAGCTCACGGGGCCTTTGTCATGGGGGCTCGTGAATTCGCGGAAAAGCTCAGGATGTCACCGGGTGCCACGGGTACCATCCCCTATAAAGAGCTGGATTTAGGGGATGATGCTCGACCGACACGAGGGCCG is part of the Nitrospira sp. SG-bin1 genome and harbors:
- a CDS encoding phosphomannomutase, producing the protein MRNRSSEGGCVGLFREYDLRGIVGSELTEDLAERLGRAFSTYVGRRGVTTISVGRDGRLSSPALHKALVKGLLAGGLDVIDIGVCPSPLVYFSLFTLPVGGGIMITGSHNAAEYNGFKICVGKTAIHGKEIQELRRVMEEGVFVSGNGHLSEHPIIPDYLAYIKKSFSHVHANRLQVVIDSGNGAASLVAKQALELLGCQVTGLYCDLDGRFPHHHPDPTVLENLSDLMRAVKDHGADVGIGYDGDADRIGAVDEQGHVLWGDRLLVLYSRDILATKPGSTIISEVKASQSLYDDITKRGGRAIMWKTGHSLIKAKMKEEAAVLAGEMSGHMFFADRYFGYDDAVYASCRLVEILAKAHRPLSALVSDLPPSVVTPEIRVDLPDAVKFDVVERIRQRFTEYLKAKQGLGPRKLALQNLITIDGVRAIFDDGWGLVRASNTQPALVLRFEATSSAQLHVIRALIEDELAVAKRSVGC
- a CDS encoding fructose-bisphosphatase, yielding MTLPTLNRFVAQHESLIPQEKAEFTGLLTDIGLIGKQIAQDLRRAGLMDIRGTTGETNVQGETVKKLDVIANNTFVNVLQSTECVCALASEEMEKPIIVSGKGLRGKYMVLFDPLDGSSNTDCNMPLGAIFSILKHDSTDRLPTEAALVRRGVEQMAAGYLLFGSSTMFVYTTGQAVHGFTLEPAIGEYVLSHERIKIPAKGKIYAANEGNSQKWLEGTRKYFDWLKVSDKATGRPYSGRYSGCLVADVHRLLLGGGIYLYPGEVDKPEGKLRLLYEANPLALVVEAAGGKATTGTSRILDVEAKKLHQRVPLIIGSRLDVEQAEAHIQGRA
- a CDS encoding fructose-bisphosphate aldolase, yielding MGDRVQEILGWYGSDNAGTKANIGRMLRSGKLAGTGKLVILPVDQGFEHGPARSFAPNPPGYNPHYHFQLAIDAGCNAYAAPLGFLEAGADEFAGQIPLILKLNNHDVLHDDKDPLPSVTGSVKDALRLGCSAVGFTIYPGSTHCNAMYEQLRAIAEEAKAHGLAVVVWSYPRGSSLSKEGETAMDVVAYAAQIAAQLGAHIIKVKLPTAHLEQAAAKKVYESSQIPIKTLAERVRHVVQSSFDGRRIVIFSGGAKSEDKNVFEEARGIRDGGGFGSIIGRNSFQRPKAEAIKFLHTIMGIYSGEIQ
- a CDS encoding 2-C-methyl-D-erythritol 2,4-cyclodiphosphate synthase gives rise to the protein MNKGFRIGYGYDVHPLGQGRTLILGGIEIPHEKGLLGHSDSDVLVHAVCDALLGAMGEGDLGRHYPSSDSKYKGISSLKLLEDVMGKLHAKGYRVGNIDTVIVAQAPRLGPHLHAMQKKIAAAAGIDPDLVNVKVKSGEGLDAVGHEEGMIAHAVCLIEPA
- a CDS encoding serine O-acetyltransferase, whose amino-acid sequence is MFAAIKQDLQAVFDRDPAATSKLEVILTYAGFHALLAYRISHWLKAQDVPILPRVISQLARWVTGVEIHPSAKIGTGFFIDHGMGVVIGETAEIGDYVTLFQGVTLGGTGKERGKRHPTLGNHVVVGAGAKILGGITIGDNVKIGANSVVLKNVPANSTVIGVPARVIKTQGERLPDATMDQVNLPDPISDRFLTLEQELIDLRKKLENQDKPSLP
- a CDS encoding phosphate starvation-inducible protein PsiF, whose amino-acid sequence is MHVLTLTLFVLSLGAPTLAVAAPGQQNKMKACNERADAKGFGEGKGDERKAFMKECLSAKSAKGGGGKDTQQNKMKTCNKEAGEKKLKGDERKQFMSDCLSS